The Pantoea phytobeneficialis genomic sequence CGGGCACTTTCTTACCCGACATGCTTGTGAGTATGCCAGCGAGCACACTGAACACAGATCCCGTACGTCTGATTGGTATTCATATTCGGTGAAATAACGAAACTGGCCACGCTCCGGCTCGGTTCGCCAGAAACGTTGTGGCTCGAGAATTTCATCAAGTTGCCTGAAAGTCAGGGCCGACGGGTTATGAAACCCGACTCTTACACGATAAATAGTCATGATTTGATTATTCGTATCCAACCTGACATCAGCCAGACGTTATTAGTTTTCAATGCGATAGATCTCACTTATCACTCAGGATGACAGGCCGGATGTTCAGGGTTAAAGTGCTTCTTTTGTCTGATTTTACGAGGGAAAATGAAACGTTTATTTGTCTACGGCACGCTGTGTCCGGGTCGTTCCAACGCGCATATTTTAGAAAATATCGGCGGAGAATGGCTGGCCGGGCATGTGACAGGGACTTTTTATGAACGCGGCTGGGGAGCAGCAGCGGATTTTCCCGGCATTGTGCTGGATAAAAACGGCCCTCGCGTAGACGGTTATCTGTTTTTATCCAACAACCTGGAACCTCACTGGCCGATGCTGGATGAGTTTGAAGAGGGTTATGACCGGGTCGAGGTGAATGTGACCACCATCGAAGGTCAACGGATCACGGCATGGATCTACCAATTGCAACCACGCACTGCCTGATGAACATCCGCGGTCACGGCGATAATGTCCGTGGCCGCCGGCCAGCCATGCCGATCAAAACAACCAAAACCGTCGTAGTCTGATTTAAAAGGAAATCTTACCTCATGAAATTCCCATGAGGGAAACAGGGTATAATATTGAAATTAATTTCACCCTGTTTTTCAACCCTCCCACTTATATTAACATCGATAAAAACAGCAACTGCTAATGAGATTGCACAGGGACAGTATCCAACATATATACGCCAGGATGGCTTAAAGAAGCTGGAATCGAACGTTGATCTCACTGCTAATCTATTATTATAAAAAACCCGATTCTATTTCTGCTAACGGAAGCGTTGATGAGAAAGGCATTATTACCATCGGCGCACTCACATTCTATAATGAATGGGTAGTAAAAAATATCAATAAAGCCGATGAGTTATATGATTTCAATCAAAATACATTAAGCACCTCCCCTCTCCGTTGTATCTCGAAAGAGAAACATGTAGAAGTGATAGAAATTGACAAGATGGTTTTAGTGTCACTGGGTGCAAAAGTTGGTGATAAAACCGTAGAGATTTCCGTTCCCTCATGAGGCCCTGATGGAAAGCAAAAAATAGTGGAAGGTGGATTACTGGTCCGAATTTGGCTGGGAAATACCGACAAAGGTGAGCCAGTGTATGAATACTATGGCCTCAGCCTGCTGGATCGAGAAGATTATATTCCTGAGTTTATCGTTCCTCCTGATTTTTCGGTAGATCGCTAATCTTCGCACGGTTCATACACCTATTTAGCCGCAGGCGGCAAAGCCTGCGGCTCATCCTCTGACTGCGAGCCACTGCGTGTTACCGATCCTCCATGCCGCACTGCCCGACAATGCGCTCCCCAATGTAGTTGCAGGTTTCATGCAACCGCCCCGTCACGCAGGTATAACTCGTCTCGCCATCCGATCCCGGTGAGATCCGCACTTTTCCACCCCCCGATTTGCAGCAACTTTTAAACTTCGATGCGGTAGCAAAAGTACATTGACGCCCGGAACTTTGACCTCCGGCAGCACTGGTTAACGCCGTCTGTATTGACTGCATCTGCTCAGGATCATCAGAGGTCGCAATCGCCACGTTATTAAGTTGCACACCCGTGGCCTGCATCACATCCTGACCGCTTGATGCGGCGACAGCAATGCCGGTCGCCGCGCCGACCAGTGAAGACACCAATTGCTGATTTTTAGCCTCATTCTCGGCTTCAATCCGTTGGTTATCGATTTGCGCTTGCGCATTGCTGGCGTCCAGCGCGGCCATATATTGTGACTGTGCAACATATCTGCCTGCGATATCCGCTGAGGTCTTACCTAATCCGGTGAAACCTTTTTCGTTCATCACGTCAGCAATCAGCTTATAACGATTGGCCTGAGTATCGTTATAATCACTTTGTCCACCGAAAGGATAAGCCGCCTCCGCTTTACGTTGCGAGGCTTGCAGCAGCGTATATTGTTGTTGTAACTGCTGGTATGATTTTGCGTAGTCTTTGTTATTCGCCATAAAATCCAGCAACGGACGATAATCGTTCGCTTTGGCATCTGGCATGGTATTTAACGATACCGCATAATCATTGATGGTTTTCGCGCTGGTATCACCGTTCTTCATCATTGCCTGATAGGCGGGAATATCCAGTGTCGCCATATCATTCACAAACAGGAAATTACCTCGCGAGTCAATAATATTGACATACTCTTTGTAGACATCAACCGGGCGGCTATTTTTCTTCGCCTTACCATCGTACAGTTTAAAAAGATTGCCGTAGGTCGAGACGGCCAGGTTCGATCCCCCGATTGATTTATCGAAAGGAGGAATAGCCGAGAGCAGTTGATTAAATTGTTTGATTCCTTTCTCATAATCACCGCTTCTGCTGGCGTTTTCTATGATGATACTTTCCAGTTCAAACGTTGTGACTCCCTGAACGTCTTTGTATTCCTGTATATTACAACTGGCAAGAAAATGACTGTAGGCAGCATCGAACTCACTGGCATTACTCCTTAACGAGGGAGAATGTAATGCTTTCTCCATATCGGAACATTTGGAGTATTGACCTGCTGAGCAACCAGAAAGTATGAAAGTGATGAGTAGAAAAAATATTTTCATATTGACACCTTATTAATTTTATTGGCGTCCTTTTTTCATCGCGAGCAAAGGCGTTTTAATTACCCACGTCACGCGACCGCTGAGTTCCTTTAAGAGGTAGTTTCATCCCGAAACCAAAAGCTAATCTACGGCAACAGCTATAGTGTGTGAAGTGAAGATTAACAAGGGTAAAATTAGCGAGATAATCATTAGTAGATTATTGTTTTTTAAGCTGCGTTAGTTCCAGTTATCGCCTGAATACCAACTTTTATCTGCATGGTTGGTTTTATTCTTTTAGCCGGGAGCTGGCTATTTTCGCGGGCCATCCCATCGACTCTTCGTTAAATGAGGTTGATTAATGACTGATAAAATTGGCCTGAATGCGCTATTGCGCCAGCGCGATGGGCACCATGCCCGCGTCACCTGGGAAGAACTGTTTTTCGATCTGGTTTACGTTTTTGCCGTAACGCAACTCAGCCATACCCTGCTGCATGACCTTAGCGCCAGTGGGATGTTGCAAACGCTTATTCTGTGGTTTGCGGTCTGGCTTGGTTGGCAGTACACCTGCTGGGTAACCAACTGGTTCAGTCCCGATACGCCACAGATCCGGGCGTTGCTTTTTGGCGTGATGGCGGCCGCGCTGGTGATGGCCGCCGCGCTACCAGAAGCATTCGGTGAGCGGGTGTGGTTCTTCGTTATCGCTTACATCATCATTCAGGTGGGCCGTACCGCATGGATTGTCTGTATCCTTGGCCCGCAGCATGCCCTGACAGCGAATTACCGCCGGATGCGGGTATGGCTGGTGATCTCAGCGCTGATCTGGTGTGCCGGAGCACTGAGCAGCGGCGGTTTACGCACCGCCCTCTGGGCCTTAGCGGTGCTGTGTGAATATCTCTCGCCAATGACCGGTTTTGCCTTTCCCGGGATGGGACGATCCGCCACACGCGACTGGACTATTGAAGGCGCTCATCTCACCGAGCGTTGCCAGCTGTTCGTCATCGTCGCGTTAGGGGAAACCCTGCTGGCCACCGGTGGCAGCCTGGCGGAGAGCGAGGCATGGACCTTCCCGGTGCTATCAGCCATGTGCGCTACTTTTCTTTCAGCGCTGGCGGTGTGGTGGCTTTACTTTGGCACCTCCGGCGAGCAGGCAACGCAAGCCATCACCCATTCTCCTGATCCCGGTCGCATGGGCGCACGTTTTCACTATATTCACGTCATTTTGGTGGGTGGCATTATCGTGATGGCGGTAGGGAATGACCTCATCCAGGAAGGCCCGGAACATCATGTAACGCTGCTGCATGGCGCGGTGATTAGCGCCGGGTCGGTCATCTTCCTGGTGGGTAGCGCCATCTACAAACGCGTGGTGTACGGCGCCATCCCCATTACCCATATTCTTGGCGCACTGGCGCTGTGTCTGGCCGTGGCGCTGATGCCGGTCCTGACGCTGGAACAGGCCGGTTGGCTGACCACCCTTATCATGCTGATCACCGCCCTGGCGGAATCACGGGTGCATCAGCGCCGCATGATTAAAATGAAAGGTGTATGATAACCATCATCTTCATTTTTAAGTCTTTATCCATGAAACTCAATGTCGACAATGATCTGACGGTACGCAAACTTTTCATTTTCTGCACTTACATGGAAAGCGAAAATCTGGCGCGTACCGCAGAAACCCTCGGTATCAGCACCGTCAGCGTGCACCGCGCGCTGCATACGCTGGAAGAGAGTCTGCGTTGCCCGTTGTTTACCCATAAGGGACGCAATCTGGTGGCGCTGCCCGCCGCATGGACACTGCTGGAGTACAGCCGTGAAGCGTTACAAACCCTGAGTCAGGGGCTGGATGAGACGCGCCGCACCGCAGGTATCGGGCTGGGGCATCTGCGCATCGGCACTTTGTATTCGCTGTCGCTGGAAACCGTGCCGCGTCTGATTATGAATATGAAGTTGCGCCGACCGGAGCTGGAGTTAAACCTGACGATGGGTTCGAATCAGGTACTGACGGGGATGCTGCAAAATAATCAACTGGACGCCATCATCATCTCGGTGACGGAAACGGAAATCAATCAGAAGGTGTTTGAGCAGGTCGGATTGTTTCAGGACGACATCTATCTGGCGGTGCCTGGCGCTGAACCCCGCGATGCCACAGAAGATGTCGATCTACGTGAGTACAGTGACAAACCTTTCGTCTCGCTCGATGAAGGATTCGCTACCTTCACTGGCTTTCAGGAAGCGTGCCATGTCGCGGGGTTTGAACCCAATATCGTCACCCGCGTCAATGACATCTTTTCGATGCTCAGTCTGGTGCAGGCCGGTATGGGATATTCACTGGTACCGGGCCGCATGCGTAAACAATACGAACACGATTTGCAGTTCCGCAAGCTGGCCGAACCGTATCAGATGCGTCAGCAGATCGCCATCGTCTTCGCCCGCAATCGCGAACATGACCCCAATCTGCTGGCGTTAGTTGCGGAGGGCCGGATGTACGCGCTGAGTTTACAGGATAAGGCTCAGCCCCGGGCGTAGAGATGTTGCACCAGTTCCACGCTGCTGCGTTCCAGCGCCAGACACTCGCCCTGCGGCTGTGTACTGCGCGTTAGTCCGGTCAGCACCCCACCTGGCGGCATCTCAAGCACCAGCCGCACCTCACGTTCTTCTGCGGCCACCATCGCCTCATGCCAGCGTACCTGGCGCGCCATATTCATCGCCAGATCATCAGCAATGCGCTCCGGTTGCCACAACACCCTGGCGCTGTTACCGCTGAGGTAAGCACAGCGTGGCGGTGTTAGCCGTACCTGCTGCATATGTTCCGCCAGTTTACGCGCCGATTCATTCAGTAACGCGCAGTGGGATGGCACGCTGATCGCCAGCCGACGTACGCAGTTTGCGCCTTGCGCCCGCGCCGCATCACCGACCGCTTTCATCGCCGCCTCACTGCCCGCGATCACGATCTGCGACTCTGAGTTGATGTTAGCGATAAAGCTGTACCGGTTATCCACCAGCGGCTCCACCTGTTGCAGCGGCAAGCCGTTGATGGCGGTAAGGCCATAACCGTGCGGATAGGCGCCTTCCATCAGATCACCGCGCCGCGCCACCAACCGTAACGCATCGGCGAAGTCCAGCGCACCGGCAATCACCGCCGCCGGATACGCGCCAATCGACAAGCCACAGACCATATCCGGTTGTACACCCTGCGCCATCAAGCCACGCGCCGCAGAAACCCCGGCAATCAGGAGCGCCAGTTGTACCGCACGAGTATGCTGTAACGCCTCATGGCTATCCAGCCGCGACAGTTCATCACCTAATACCTGTTGCGCCTGTTGCCAGGTGTCATCACGCGGCAGGTCACTGAGCATCCCCGGTCGCTGAGCGCCCTGGCCGGGAAATGTAAACAAGGTTTTCATGGCGTCTCCTCTGCCCAGGGGTTGTCCGTTAAACGCGGTCCGGTTGCGGTTTTTAGCAGCACGCGCCCACTGCGCAGCCACTCATTTAAGGCAAAACCGCCCTGCGGTGTCTCGATTTGGCTGTCGGCGCGACAGGGTAGCGTCGACAATACCTGTTGCCAGTGGGCCACATCAGCGGGTCGCAACGGGTTGGGCGCGCGGATCAGCAAATCCAGGTCGCTGTCCTGATGCAGCACCGGCAGGCCGGTAGCCAGCGCAAATCCGGTGCTGCCGGTCACGCCCCACTCCCACGGCCAGTGATGCTGACGCAGCACCACCAACGCCTGCACCGTTGGATGGTGGTTTAACTGCCTCGGCACCACCAGCATTTCCGGTGACACTACCCGAACCACTTCAGTCGGGGCCACCCATCCTGCCGCCCGTTGATGGCGTGCCTGACCACGCACGCCAACCGGAATCAATCCCTGTTTCATCACATCACGTCGCACCACCACCGGTTGCTGACAATGCCACAGCTCAGCTACCCAGGGGTCTGTCACCCCGAGCAGCGCCGTATCATGGCGCAGCCAGAGCAAGTCATGGGGACGTGCGGTGATGTTCATCATCAGATTCCTGCGGTTAAGGAGATAAACAGCGGCAGCGAGAGGATCGACAGCAGTGAACTTAACAGCAACACCGCTTCCGCATCCGGCGACTGCACGCCAAAACGGTTACCGAATACCACACCAAAGAAACCGGCGGAGAGCGCGATCATCAGAATCGCGGTGATCGCCACGGTGCCATGTAAACCAAACACCAGTACGATACCCCAGGCCAGCGCCGGTTGAATCAATAACTTGGTCACGGTGGAGCTGATCACCATGCTGTTGATTTTCAGTTTGCGCGCCGAGAGGATCACCCCGGTCAGGAACAACGCCGCCGCGGTGGCCGCCAGTCCGAGCGGTTTAATCGAGGCCAGCAACAGATCCGGCATCTTCACGCCAAACGCCGACAGTACCACCCCAAGCAACGGTCCCCAGACGATAGGTTTTTTCACCGAACGCCACATCAGCACCGGCAACATTGCCAGGGTGGAGCGTTGCGTTTCACCCGCAGCGCGCGCTTTTTCCCGTTCGAGGATCAGCAGGCAAAACGGCGTCATCAGCACCGAACCACAGGCGATGGACACCGCCACCGAGAGTGATGTCGCAGAACCTTCACCCACCACGCTGCCGAGAATTGGCAGCCCCAGCGCGGCATAGTTCGGCAGTGCCACCGTCAACGTGAGTACCGCAGCGTCCTGTGGCGACTTTTTGAATACGCCAGTGGCGATGAAATACAGCGCTGCATAGGCAATCCACATTGCCAGAGTCAACACGGCAATCAGTGGCATCTGCGCCACGATACCGCTCCACGGCGTTTGCACCGTGGCGCTGAACAACGCGGCGGGTAAAGCAAAATCCATAACAAAAATATTCAGTAGCGAGACGTTCTTGTTATCGACCATCCCGGCTTTGCCAGCCCAGAAACCCAGCAACATAATGACAAAAATGGGTGCGAGGGCATGAAGAATCACGTAAGTCATAAATCACCTGTTATTAGAAGAGTGAATACTGACGCGATGGTGTTTATTTAACAGACGCTACAGTTAGCCGGGTGTACCAACACACCCGGCCCTGTCGCTATCCGGCAGGTTTATTGTTTTTTATGTTTAACTACCAACTGGCGCGCATACGCGCGCGGACATCAGCCGAAGCCTGTCGATTGACAGCGACTTCACCGGAACCACGACGTGGATCCTTGCGGGCATCCTCGATCGCCGCCGCTAAGGTATCGCGAACGCGTTGTACATCAGACGCGCCAGGCGCATCGGGGTCGGCGATATTCAGCAGCGAGGACAGCAAACCCAGAGTGGCGTAATTGCTGATGTCATAAGCCATCGGCGGTACGGTGGCCGCCAGTTTTTCCAGCGCTTCCACGGTGCGCAGCGTAATACGTGCGGCGGATTCTTTACCCATGGCATGAACCAGTACGCCCGCGTCATTGAAGGCGATCAGGCGATTGGCCTGATAACCGTGCGCCAGAAACGCCCCGGACATCGCCTTACCGACAATCAAGCCGATCACCGGGTGACCTGCCAGACGTGCCTGGGCATACGCCCCTGCCGCACCCGCCAATGCCTGGTGGATACCAAACGCCTCTTCACGACGACCATAGGCCTGGCTCGGCACATCAATCACCGCCACAATCGGACGTTTGATGGCGCTGTTGGCATCGGCCGCGAGGGTTTCCTGTACCACTTTCGCCAGCGTCCATCCTTCCAGTAACCCCACCTCACCTTTGGCAGCGCGCGGATAGCGGTTATGTGCATCCGGGACGACCGCAATGTAACGGACACCGTCGGCGTCAGCGGCCAGCACCGATGGACACAACCCCTGAATCCGCTCTGCACCGCCGGTCAGTTGGTTAAACCAGCGTTCACCACGGCTGTTATTTGTGCTCATTTTTTCACCTCCGGGGCAAAGACCTGATGAATC encodes the following:
- a CDS encoding AEC family transporter; its protein translation is MTYVILHALAPIFVIMLLGFWAGKAGMVDNKNVSLLNIFVMDFALPAALFSATVQTPWSGIVAQMPLIAVLTLAMWIAYAALYFIATGVFKKSPQDAAVLTLTVALPNYAALGLPILGSVVGEGSATSLSVAVSIACGSVLMTPFCLLILEREKARAAGETQRSTLAMLPVLMWRSVKKPIVWGPLLGVVLSAFGVKMPDLLLASIKPLGLAATAAALFLTGVILSARKLKINSMVISSTVTKLLIQPALAWGIVLVFGLHGTVAITAILMIALSAGFFGVVFGNRFGVQSPDAEAVLLLSSLLSILSLPLFISLTAGI
- a CDS encoding gamma-glutamylcyclotransferase family protein, with amino-acid sequence MKRLFVYGTLCPGRSNAHILENIGGEWLAGHVTGTFYERGWGAAADFPGIVLDKNGPRVDGYLFLSNNLEPHWPMLDEFEEGYDRVEVNVTTIEGQRITAWIYQLQPRTA
- a CDS encoding malonate decarboxylase holo-ACP synthase, which translates into the protein MNITARPHDLLWLRHDTALLGVTDPWVAELWHCQQPVVVRRDVMKQGLIPVGVRGQARHQRAAGWVAPTEVVRVVSPEMLVVPRQLNHHPTVQALVVLRQHHWPWEWGVTGSTGFALATGLPVLHQDSDLDLLIRAPNPLRPADVAHWQQVLSTLPCRADSQIETPQGGFALNEWLRSGRVLLKTATGPRLTDNPWAEETP
- the mdcH gene encoding malonate decarboxylase subunit epsilon, with product MKTLFTFPGQGAQRPGMLSDLPRDDTWQQAQQVLGDELSRLDSHEALQHTRAVQLALLIAGVSAARGLMAQGVQPDMVCGLSIGAYPAAVIAGALDFADALRLVARRGDLMEGAYPHGYGLTAINGLPLQQVEPLVDNRYSFIANINSESQIVIAGSEAAMKAVGDAARAQGANCVRRLAISVPSHCALLNESARKLAEHMQQVRLTPPRCAYLSGNSARVLWQPERIADDLAMNMARQVRWHEAMVAAEEREVRLVLEMPPGGVLTGLTRSTQPQGECLALERSSVELVQHLYARG
- the mdcE gene encoding biotin-independent malonate decarboxylase subunit gamma, whose protein sequence is MSTNNSRGERWFNQLTGGAERIQGLCPSVLAADADGVRYIAVVPDAHNRYPRAAKGEVGLLEGWTLAKVVQETLAADANSAIKRPIVAVIDVPSQAYGRREEAFGIHQALAGAAGAYAQARLAGHPVIGLIVGKAMSGAFLAHGYQANRLIAFNDAGVLVHAMGKESAARITLRTVEALEKLAATVPPMAYDISNYATLGLLSSLLNIADPDAPGASDVQRVRDTLAAAIEDARKDPRRGSGEVAVNRQASADVRARMRASW
- a CDS encoding LysR family transcriptional regulator, whose amino-acid sequence is MKLNVDNDLTVRKLFIFCTYMESENLARTAETLGISTVSVHRALHTLEESLRCPLFTHKGRNLVALPAAWTLLEYSREALQTLSQGLDETRRTAGIGLGHLRIGTLYSLSLETVPRLIMNMKLRRPELELNLTMGSNQVLTGMLQNNQLDAIIISVTETEINQKVFEQVGLFQDDIYLAVPGAEPRDATEDVDLREYSDKPFVSLDEGFATFTGFQEACHVAGFEPNIVTRVNDIFSMLSLVQAGMGYSLVPGRMRKQYEHDLQFRKLAEPYQMRQQIAIVFARNREHDPNLLALVAEGRMYALSLQDKAQPRA
- a CDS encoding low temperature requirement protein A gives rise to the protein MTDKIGLNALLRQRDGHHARVTWEELFFDLVYVFAVTQLSHTLLHDLSASGMLQTLILWFAVWLGWQYTCWVTNWFSPDTPQIRALLFGVMAAALVMAAALPEAFGERVWFFVIAYIIIQVGRTAWIVCILGPQHALTANYRRMRVWLVISALIWCAGALSSGGLRTALWALAVLCEYLSPMTGFAFPGMGRSATRDWTIEGAHLTERCQLFVIVALGETLLATGGSLAESEAWTFPVLSAMCATFLSALAVWWLYFGTSGEQATQAITHSPDPGRMGARFHYIHVILVGGIIVMAVGNDLIQEGPEHHVTLLHGAVISAGSVIFLVGSAIYKRVVYGAIPITHILGALALCLAVALMPVLTLEQAGWLTTLIMLITALAESRVHQRRMIKMKGV